One genomic region from Hydrotalea sp. encodes:
- a CDS encoding non-canonical purine NTP pyrophosphatase, producing MPKKTLIIATHNQGKVREFKELFKELWCDDIDVSAAGDYAIPEPIETGATFIANAELKTAAVRDWFLHYDKNNLPDFILADDSGLSVAALNGAPGIFSARWAGADKNFHYAMERIKQELLAKNIAAAALSSPNVAAYFTCALALFARVNNKILSVEGLADGFLQFPPRGDHGFGYDPIFVPREEMTGAGGNPPRSFAMMANNEKEKISHRTRAMNLLLARCKEEKIDFTP from the coding sequence ATGCCAAAAAAAACCCTTATCATCGCCACCCACAACCAAGGGAAAGTGCGCGAGTTCAAAGAATTATTTAAAGAATTATGGTGCGATGATATCGATGTATCGGCGGCGGGGGATTACGCCATCCCCGAGCCGATAGAAACCGGCGCAACATTTATCGCCAACGCCGAATTAAAAACCGCCGCCGTGCGCGATTGGTTTTTGCATTATGACAAAAATAATTTGCCCGATTTTATTTTGGCCGATGATTCCGGCCTGTCGGTGGCGGCGTTAAATGGTGCGCCGGGTATTTTTTCGGCGCGCTGGGCCGGTGCCGATAAAAATTTTCATTACGCGATGGAGCGCATCAAGCAGGAACTATTGGCCAAAAATATTGCGGCGGCGGCGTTATCCTCGCCAAACGTCGCGGCCTATTTCACCTGCGCCCTGGCTTTATTTGCGCGCGTTAATAATAAAATTTTGTCGGTCGAGGGATTGGCCGATGGGTTTTTGCAATTCCCGCCGCGCGGCGACCATGGGTTTGGTTACGACCCGATATTTGTGCCGCGCGAGGAAATGACGGGCGCGGGTGGCAACCCGCCGCGAAGTTTTGCCATGATGGCAAATAACGAGAAAGAAAAAATCAGCCACCGCACCCGCGCCATGAATCTGTTGTTGGCAAGGTGCAAAGAAGAAAAAATTGATTTTACGCCGTAA
- a CDS encoding SufE family protein, which yields MPSEQILSDLETLTDWQDRYQTIIEAGEQLPPFPAALQTEQNKVTGCMSNVWLTAEQRDGKFFFHGTSDAVIVKGLVALALAVANGKTRAELQQLDFEKTFARINLAEHLSQTRRNGFSSLLKKIKTLTA from the coding sequence ATGCCAAGCGAACAAATCCTCAGCGACCTAGAAACCCTGACCGATTGGCAAGACCGCTACCAAACTATTATCGAGGCCGGCGAACAATTGCCACCCTTCCCCGCCGCATTGCAAACCGAACAAAACAAGGTAACCGGTTGCATGAGCAATGTGTGGTTGACCGCCGAACAACGCGACGGCAAGTTTTTTTTTCATGGCACGTCGGACGCGGTTATTGTCAAGGGGTTGGTCGCCCTGGCATTGGCGGTGGCCAATGGCAAAACACGCGCCGAATTGCAACAATTGGATTTTGAAAAAACCTTTGCGCGCATCAACCTCGCCGAACACCTCAGCCAGACGCGGCGCAACGGGTTTTCGTCTTTGTTAAAAAAAATAAAAACCCTTACGGCGTAA